From a single Labrus bergylta chromosome 14, fLabBer1.1, whole genome shotgun sequence genomic region:
- the LOC109983596 gene encoding uncharacterized protein isoform X1, protein MSVICQKGWKKALTSILEELDPTQYTKFMEHLDKIPRSKKTDDFTVKMPGIIIEHYGLEESVYVIDEAINDIPRKDPRVQDLLRPFVDKLGEQHDEENKGTKRKHDEVDEEKEPAADPLISRQPEKQRKARPWEITIHDVKSKDPLLETQAFSGKVVQKSGLRTYHTEDKKRKFFSYLAVADDTDCVKMMVYGKEHYRKNKEGRSYLFRSLIKDHNFVKVIQSSKVSLTKSVEVPEELEVKASKLIYPESPFFSIAYVKTLSDKMYVSVEGTIEEIDPAEDTKVSYQKQKIKTQRLKLTDESSSIWIQMWGEETKQCKGLSVGDVVKLTNMKTNEYYGEVKLNSTANTKIQKVKTAGIQSVKIEIVGILKATKKETRLEADFNQQVHTFVVASKLLAKELDIKLECDFEERLLDKIPLIADVEIEGSRIKKINAALKM, encoded by the exons ATGTCGGTTATTTGTCAAAAGGGCTGGAAAAAAGCCTTGACCTCCATCTTGGAGGAGCTGGACCCAACACAGTACACCAAGTTTATGGAACATTTGGACAAAATCCCCCGTAGTAAGAAAACTGACGACTTTACAGTGAAGATGCCTGGGATAATTATCGAGCACTACGGGCTGGAAGAGTCTGTTTATGTAATTGATGAAGCAATCAATGATATACCAAGAAAGGACCCTAGAGTCCAGGACCTGCTGCGCCCCTTTGTGGACAAGCTGGGGGAGCAACatgatgaagaaaacaaag GAACGAAGAGGAAACATGATGAAGTTGATGAGGAAAAAGAGCCTGCTGCGG ATCCACTGATCAGCCGCCAACCTGAAAAG CAGAGAAAAGCTCGTCCTTGG gaGATAACCATCCATGATGTGAAATCCAAGGACCCACTTCTTGAGACTCAAGCCTTTAGCGGGAAAGTTGTTCAGAAATCCGGGCTGCGCACTTATCACACcgaagacaaaaagagaaagttcTTCTCTTACCTGGCGGTGGCTGATGATACAGACTGCGTTAAAATGATGGTTTATGGAAAAGAGCACTATCGAAAAAATAAGGAAGGACGCTCCTACTTATTCAGAAGTCTGATAAAAGATCACAATTTTGTTAAGGTAATACAATCAAGCAAAGTATCATTGACGAAATCTGTTGAAGTCCCAGAAGAGTTGGAGGTGAAAGCCAGTAAGCTTATTTACCCTGAGAGTCCATTTTTCTCCATCGCTTATGTCAAAACCCTCTCTGACAAGATGTACGTGAGCGTGGAGGGAACCATCGAAGAG ATTGATCCAGCTGAAGACACTAAGGTGTCGTACcagaagcagaaaataaagactCAGCGCCTCAAGCTGACAGATGAGTCCAGTTCCATCTGGATCCAGATGTGGGGCGAAGAAACCAAGCAATGCAAAGGTTTATCAGTTGGAGACGTCGTTAAGCTAACCAACATGAAGACCAACGAGTATTACGGAGAAGTGAAGCTGAACTCTACTGCAAATACTAAAATCCAAAAG GTTAAGACTGCGGGCATCCAGAGCGTCAAAATCGAGATCGTGGGGATCCTAAAGGCCACAAAGAAGGAGACTCGTCTGGAGGCAGATTTCAACCAACAAGTGCACACGTTTGTTGTGGCGTCTAAACTTCTGGCGAAGGAATTGGACATCAAACTGGAGTGTGATTTTGAAGAAAGGCTCCTTGATAAAATCCCACTCATAGCCGATGTGGAAATCGAAGGAAGTCGCATAAAGAAAATTAACGCAGCTTTAAAGATGTAA
- the LOC109983542 gene encoding proteoglycan 4 isoform X2 produces MSVKKMSVKVLESSWKKAMIQIMEELTELEYKKLLVNLEKIPQGERADKLRVEIPQIIIKHYGALDSIYLMDKELKRLPRMDNPVQSILRPFVEKREKHRLKLKASKSKPAADSGSVPKEPKPATEADSVSMSKEPKPSGSVPKESKPSRSVPKEPKPATEAKSVSMSKEPKPSRSVPKEPKPATEADSVSMSKEPKPSGSVPKEPKPSRSVPKEPKPSGSVPKEPKPATEADSVSMSKEPKPSGSVPKEPKPSRSVPKEPKPSGSVPKEPKPATEADSVSMSKEPKPSGSVPKESKPSRSVPKEPKPATEAKSVSMSKEPKPSRSVPKEPKPATEADSVSMSKEPKPSGSVPKEPKPSRSVPKEPKPSGSVPKEPKPATEADSVSMSKEPKPSGSVPKETKPSRSVPKEPKPATEAKSVPATEANSVSMSKEPNPSGSVPKKTKPKADSGSVPAADKQKSSKPEKAASKPKCTKASAGKAV; encoded by the exons ATGTCAGTGAAGAAGATGTCAGTGAAGGTTTTAGAGTCAAGCTGGAAAAAAGCCATGATCCAAATCATGGAGGAGCTGACGGAGTTAGAATACAAGAAGCTTTTGGTCAACCTGGAAAAAATCCCCCAAGGAGAAAGGGCGGACAAGCTCAGGGTGGAGATCCCTCAAATAATCATCAAGCACTACGGGGCGTTGGACTCCATTTATTTGATGGACAAAGAGCTGAAGCGGCTACCGAGGATGGACAATCCAGTCCAAAGCATACTGCGCCCCTTTGTGGAAAAACGTGAAAAACATCGACTGAAATTAAAGG CCTCAAAGAGCAAACCTGCGGCTGACTCAGGATCAGTGCCCAAGGAGCCAAAACCTGCAACTGAAGCTGACTCAGTATCAATGTCCAAGGAGCCAAAACCCTCAGGATCAGTGCCCAAGGAGTCGAAACCCTCAAGATCAGTGCCCAAGGAGCCAAAACCTGCAACTGAAGCTAAATCAGTATCAATGTCCAAGGAGCCGAAACCCTCAAGATCAGTGCCCAAGGAGCCAAAACCTGCAACTGAAGCTGACTCAGTATCAATGTCCAAGGAGCCAAAACCCTCAGGATCAGTGCCCAAGGAGCCAAAACCCTCAAGATCAGTGCCCAAGGAGCCAAAACCCTCAGGATCAGTGCCCAAGGAGCCAAAACCTGCAACTGAAGCTGACTCAGTATCAATGTCCAAGGAGCCAAAACCCTCAGGATCAGTGCCCAAGGAGCCAAAACCCTCAAGATCAGTGCCCAAGGAGCCAAAACCCTCAGGATCAGTGCCCAAGGAGCCAAAACCTGCAACTGAAGCTGACTCAGTATCAATGTCCAAGGAGCCAAAACCCTCAGGATCAGTGCCCAAGGAGTCGAAACCCTCAAGATCAGTGCCCAAGGAGCCAAAACCTGCAACTGAAGCTAAATCAGTATCAATGTCCAAGGAGCCGAAACCCTCAAGATCAGTGCCCAAGGAGCCAAAACCTGCAACTGAAGCTGACTCAGTATCAATGTCCAAGGAGCCAAAACCCTCAGGATCAGTGCCCAAGGAGCCAAAACCCTCAAGATCAGTGCCCAAGGAGCCAAAACCCTCAGGATCAGTGCCCAAGGAGCCAAAACCTGCAACTGAAGCTGACTCAGTATCAATGTCCAAGGAGCCAAAACCCTCAGGATCAGTGCCCAAGGAGACGAAACCCTCAAGATCAGTGCCCAAGGAGCCAAAACCTGCAACTGAAGCTAAATCAGTACCTGCAACTGAAGCTAACTCAGTATCAATGTCCAAGGAGCCAAACCCCTCAGGATCAGTACCCAAGAAGACAAAACCTAAAGCTGACTCAGGATCAGTGCCTGCCGCTG ataaACAGAAGAGCAGCAAACCTGAG AAAGCTGCCAGCAAACCCAAATGCACAAAAGCCTCAGCTGGGAAAGCTGTGTAG
- the LOC109983542 gene encoding proteoglycan 4 isoform X3 — MSVKKMSVKVLESSWKKAMIQIMEELTELEYKKLLVNLEKIPQGERADKLRVEIPQIIIKHYGALDSIYLMDKELKRLPRMDNPVQSILRPFVEKREKHRLKLKASKSKPAADSGSVPKEPKPATEADSVSMSKEPKPSGSVPKESKPSRSVPKEPKPATEAKSVSMSKEPKPSRSVPKEPKPATEADSVSMSKEPKPSGSVPKEPKPSRSVPKEPKPSGSVPKEPKPATEADSVSMSKEPKPSGSVPKEPKPSRSVPKEPKPSGSVPKEPKPATEADSVSMSKEPKPSGSVPKESKPSRSVPKEPKPSRSVPKEPKPATEADSVSMSKEPKPSGSVPKEPKPSRSVPKEPKPSGSVPKEPKPATEADSVSMSKEPKPSGSVPKETKPSRSVPKEPKPATEAKSVPATEANSVSMSKEPNPSGSVPKKTKPKADSGSVPAADKQKSSKPEKKAASKPKCTKASAGKAV, encoded by the exons ATGTCAGTGAAGAAGATGTCAGTGAAGGTTTTAGAGTCAAGCTGGAAAAAAGCCATGATCCAAATCATGGAGGAGCTGACGGAGTTAGAATACAAGAAGCTTTTGGTCAACCTGGAAAAAATCCCCCAAGGAGAAAGGGCGGACAAGCTCAGGGTGGAGATCCCTCAAATAATCATCAAGCACTACGGGGCGTTGGACTCCATTTATTTGATGGACAAAGAGCTGAAGCGGCTACCGAGGATGGACAATCCAGTCCAAAGCATACTGCGCCCCTTTGTGGAAAAACGTGAAAAACATCGACTGAAATTAAAGG CCTCAAAGAGCAAACCTGCGGCTGACTCAGGATCAGTGCCCAAGGAGCCAAAACCTGCAACTGAAGCTGACTCAGTATCAATGTCCAAGGAGCCAAAACCCTCAGGATCAGTGCCCAAGGAGTCGAAACCCTCAAGATCAGTGCCCAAGGAGCCAAAACCTGCAACTGAAGCTAAATCAGTATCAATGTCCAAGGAGCCGAAACCCTCAAGATCAGTGCCCAAGGAGCCAAAACCTGCAACTGAAGCTGACTCAGTATCAATGTCCAAGGAGCCAAAACCCTCAGGATCAGTGCCCAAGGAGCCAAAACCCTCAAGATCAGTGCCCAAGGAGCCAAAACCCTCAGGATCAGTGCCCAAGGAGCCAAAACCTGCAACTGAAGCTGACTCAGTATCAATGTCCAAGGAGCCAAAACCCTCAGGATCAGTGCCCAAGGAGCCAAAACCCTCAAGATCAGTGCCCAAGGAGCCAAAACCCTCAGGATCAGTGCCCAAGGAGCCAAAACCTGCAACTGAAGCTGACTCAGTATCAATGTCCAAGGAGCCAAAACCCTCAGGATCAGTGCCCAAGGAGTCGAAACCCTCAAGATCAGTGCCCAAGGAGCCAAAAC CCTCAAGATCAGTGCCCAAGGAGCCAAAACCTGCAACTGAAGCTGACTCAGTATCAATGTCCAAGGAGCCAAAACCCTCAGGATCAGTGCCCAAGGAGCCAAAACCCTCAAGATCAGTGCCCAAGGAGCCAAAACCCTCAGGATCAGTGCCCAAGGAGCCAAAACCTGCAACTGAAGCTGACTCAGTATCAATGTCCAAGGAGCCAAAACCCTCAGGATCAGTGCCCAAGGAGACGAAACCCTCAAGATCAGTGCCCAAGGAGCCAAAACCTGCAACTGAAGCTAAATCAGTACCTGCAACTGAAGCTAACTCAGTATCAATGTCCAAGGAGCCAAACCCCTCAGGATCAGTACCCAAGAAGACAAAACCTAAAGCTGACTCAGGATCAGTGCCTGCCGCTG ataaACAGAAGAGCAGCAAACCTGAG AAGAAAGCTGCCAGCAAACCCAAATGCACAAAAGCCTCAGCTGGGAAAGCTGTGTAG
- the LOC109983596 gene encoding uncharacterized protein isoform X2: MSVICQKGWKKALTSILEELDPTQYTKFMEHLDKIPRSKKTDDFTVKMPGIIIEHYGLEESVYVIDEAINDIPRKDPRVQDLLRPFVDKLGEQHDEENKGTKRKHDEVDEEKEPAADPLISRQPEKRKARPWEITIHDVKSKDPLLETQAFSGKVVQKSGLRTYHTEDKKRKFFSYLAVADDTDCVKMMVYGKEHYRKNKEGRSYLFRSLIKDHNFVKVIQSSKVSLTKSVEVPEELEVKASKLIYPESPFFSIAYVKTLSDKMYVSVEGTIEEIDPAEDTKVSYQKQKIKTQRLKLTDESSSIWIQMWGEETKQCKGLSVGDVVKLTNMKTNEYYGEVKLNSTANTKIQKVKTAGIQSVKIEIVGILKATKKETRLEADFNQQVHTFVVASKLLAKELDIKLECDFEERLLDKIPLIADVEIEGSRIKKINAALKM, encoded by the exons ATGTCGGTTATTTGTCAAAAGGGCTGGAAAAAAGCCTTGACCTCCATCTTGGAGGAGCTGGACCCAACACAGTACACCAAGTTTATGGAACATTTGGACAAAATCCCCCGTAGTAAGAAAACTGACGACTTTACAGTGAAGATGCCTGGGATAATTATCGAGCACTACGGGCTGGAAGAGTCTGTTTATGTAATTGATGAAGCAATCAATGATATACCAAGAAAGGACCCTAGAGTCCAGGACCTGCTGCGCCCCTTTGTGGACAAGCTGGGGGAGCAACatgatgaagaaaacaaag GAACGAAGAGGAAACATGATGAAGTTGATGAGGAAAAAGAGCCTGCTGCGG ATCCACTGATCAGCCGCCAACCTGAAAAG AGAAAAGCTCGTCCTTGG gaGATAACCATCCATGATGTGAAATCCAAGGACCCACTTCTTGAGACTCAAGCCTTTAGCGGGAAAGTTGTTCAGAAATCCGGGCTGCGCACTTATCACACcgaagacaaaaagagaaagttcTTCTCTTACCTGGCGGTGGCTGATGATACAGACTGCGTTAAAATGATGGTTTATGGAAAAGAGCACTATCGAAAAAATAAGGAAGGACGCTCCTACTTATTCAGAAGTCTGATAAAAGATCACAATTTTGTTAAGGTAATACAATCAAGCAAAGTATCATTGACGAAATCTGTTGAAGTCCCAGAAGAGTTGGAGGTGAAAGCCAGTAAGCTTATTTACCCTGAGAGTCCATTTTTCTCCATCGCTTATGTCAAAACCCTCTCTGACAAGATGTACGTGAGCGTGGAGGGAACCATCGAAGAG ATTGATCCAGCTGAAGACACTAAGGTGTCGTACcagaagcagaaaataaagactCAGCGCCTCAAGCTGACAGATGAGTCCAGTTCCATCTGGATCCAGATGTGGGGCGAAGAAACCAAGCAATGCAAAGGTTTATCAGTTGGAGACGTCGTTAAGCTAACCAACATGAAGACCAACGAGTATTACGGAGAAGTGAAGCTGAACTCTACTGCAAATACTAAAATCCAAAAG GTTAAGACTGCGGGCATCCAGAGCGTCAAAATCGAGATCGTGGGGATCCTAAAGGCCACAAAGAAGGAGACTCGTCTGGAGGCAGATTTCAACCAACAAGTGCACACGTTTGTTGTGGCGTCTAAACTTCTGGCGAAGGAATTGGACATCAAACTGGAGTGTGATTTTGAAGAAAGGCTCCTTGATAAAATCCCACTCATAGCCGATGTGGAAATCGAAGGAAGTCGCATAAAGAAAATTAACGCAGCTTTAAAGATGTAA
- the LOC109983542 gene encoding proteoglycan 4 isoform X1: MSVKKMSVKVLESSWKKAMIQIMEELTELEYKKLLVNLEKIPQGERADKLRVEIPQIIIKHYGALDSIYLMDKELKRLPRMDNPVQSILRPFVEKREKHRLKLKASKSKPAADSGSVPKEPKPATEADSVSMSKEPKPSGSVPKESKPSRSVPKEPKPATEAKSVSMSKEPKPSRSVPKEPKPATEADSVSMSKEPKPSGSVPKEPKPSRSVPKEPKPSGSVPKEPKPATEADSVSMSKEPKPSGSVPKEPKPSRSVPKEPKPSGSVPKEPKPATEADSVSMSKEPKPSGSVPKESKPSRSVPKEPKPATEAKSVSMSKEPKPSRSVPKEPKPATEADSVSMSKEPKPSGSVPKEPKPSRSVPKEPKPSGSVPKEPKPATEADSVSMSKEPKPSGSVPKETKPSRSVPKEPKPATEAKSVPATEANSVSMSKEPNPSGSVPKKTKPKADSGSVPAADKQKSSKPEKKAASKPKCTKASAGKAV; the protein is encoded by the exons ATGTCAGTGAAGAAGATGTCAGTGAAGGTTTTAGAGTCAAGCTGGAAAAAAGCCATGATCCAAATCATGGAGGAGCTGACGGAGTTAGAATACAAGAAGCTTTTGGTCAACCTGGAAAAAATCCCCCAAGGAGAAAGGGCGGACAAGCTCAGGGTGGAGATCCCTCAAATAATCATCAAGCACTACGGGGCGTTGGACTCCATTTATTTGATGGACAAAGAGCTGAAGCGGCTACCGAGGATGGACAATCCAGTCCAAAGCATACTGCGCCCCTTTGTGGAAAAACGTGAAAAACATCGACTGAAATTAAAGG CCTCAAAGAGCAAACCTGCGGCTGACTCAGGATCAGTGCCCAAGGAGCCAAAACCTGCAACTGAAGCTGACTCAGTATCAATGTCCAAGGAGCCAAAACCCTCAGGATCAGTGCCCAAGGAGTCGAAACCCTCAAGATCAGTGCCCAAGGAGCCAAAACCTGCAACTGAAGCTAAATCAGTATCAATGTCCAAGGAGCCGAAACCCTCAAGATCAGTGCCCAAGGAGCCAAAACCTGCAACTGAAGCTGACTCAGTATCAATGTCCAAGGAGCCAAAACCCTCAGGATCAGTGCCCAAGGAGCCAAAACCCTCAAGATCAGTGCCCAAGGAGCCAAAACCCTCAGGATCAGTGCCCAAGGAGCCAAAACCTGCAACTGAAGCTGACTCAGTATCAATGTCCAAGGAGCCAAAACCCTCAGGATCAGTGCCCAAGGAGCCAAAACCCTCAAGATCAGTGCCCAAGGAGCCAAAACCCTCAGGATCAGTGCCCAAGGAGCCAAAACCTGCAACTGAAGCTGACTCAGTATCAATGTCCAAGGAGCCAAAACCCTCAGGATCAGTGCCCAAGGAGTCGAAACCCTCAAGATCAGTGCCCAAGGAGCCAAAACCTGCAACTGAAGCTAAATCAGTATCAATGTCCAAGGAGCCGAAACCCTCAAGATCAGTGCCCAAGGAGCCAAAACCTGCAACTGAAGCTGACTCAGTATCAATGTCCAAGGAGCCAAAACCCTCAGGATCAGTGCCCAAGGAGCCAAAACCCTCAAGATCAGTGCCCAAGGAGCCAAAACCCTCAGGATCAGTGCCCAAGGAGCCAAAACCTGCAACTGAAGCTGACTCAGTATCAATGTCCAAGGAGCCAAAACCCTCAGGATCAGTGCCCAAGGAGACGAAACCCTCAAGATCAGTGCCCAAGGAGCCAAAACCTGCAACTGAAGCTAAATCAGTACCTGCAACTGAAGCTAACTCAGTATCAATGTCCAAGGAGCCAAACCCCTCAGGATCAGTACCCAAGAAGACAAAACCTAAAGCTGACTCAGGATCAGTGCCTGCCGCTG ataaACAGAAGAGCAGCAAACCTGAG AAGAAAGCTGCCAGCAAACCCAAATGCACAAAAGCCTCAGCTGGGAAAGCTGTGTAG